The genomic region GCGGCGAATTCATACGAGGATGGGATCATGGTGCTGGAAAAGATGTCAGTCGTTTATTGGGCAGCTGGCAAAATTATTCTGTAGAGGACTTTAAAATCGGTTTTTATTTAAATGGGACTTTGTACTATGATTCAATCACTACTGGTAGCATTGGTCCTGGCGGCGCTTATCCGCGATTGGCAAATGGTTCAATAAACACATATGTTTTAAGACCGATAAAAAATGACAGTTCGGGAAATTTAATATCTTTATCTAATGAAACAAGAAGTCGAAATGTGGCCCTTTTACCGTGCATTAAGTACTAATCAGAACCTTCCCAAGGAAGTGTTTCCATCCCCACGGGTACGGTGATCTGGTATGCAGCGCCTACGCCACCAGAAGGTTTTATCGAATGCAACGGCCAGTCTACTGCAGGCTATCCAGCATTGGCCACTATCACCGGCAGTACGGTGCCAGATCTACGAGGTCAATTTATCCGAGGTTGGAGCCATAACACTTCTCTTGATAACGGTCGTACTTTTGCTTCGTTCCAACAAGCAACGGCACTAAGCTTTGCTGGCAATAGGACTAACGATGGTTCCCTATCTAGTGGAGGTTTTACAAATGATATAACTTATAGCGATGGCGTTCTTTACTCTTATGTAACAGGACATGGCTCTGCAACGGGCGGAGTCGGTATTAGTTATATGCAAGCAGTTCGCCCGTACAATGTTGCACTGCTTCCCTGTATCAAATATTAATCAATGATAACTTCCCAAGGAAGTATTGTTTCAAGCATACCCGTCGGAACGGTTATAGCATGGCCATCAAACAAACCGCCTAATACTAATACAGGAACATGGTTTGATTGTGATGGCTCAACATTTTCTAATATCCTATATCCTGATTTATATAATGTATTGGGAACGACTGTTTTGCCTGATTATAAAAATAGATTTCTACAAGGTTCTATTATTCCAAATCAAATTTTAGAAGCTGGATTACCCAATATTACAGGGAAACTTTTTTATATCCCTCATATGTCGGATGATATTATTTATGGACAAG from Anaeromusa acidaminophila DSM 3853 harbors:
- a CDS encoding phage tail protein, with the translated sequence MIAWYTAPTPPPGWLECNGQSTAAHPELAAIVGPNVPDLRGEFIRGWDHGAGKDVSRLLGSWQNYSVEDFKIGFYLNGTLYYDSITTGSIGPGGAYPRLANGSINTYVLRPIKNDSSGNLISLSNETRSRNVALLPCIKY
- a CDS encoding phage tail protein gives rise to the protein MIWYAAPTPPEGFIECNGQSTAGYPALATITGSTVPDLRGQFIRGWSHNTSLDNGRTFASFQQATALSFAGNRTNDGSLSSGGFTNDITYSDGVLYSYVTGHGSATGGVGISYMQAVRPYNVALLPCIKY
- a CDS encoding phage tail protein is translated as MITSQGSIVSSIPVGTVIAWPSNKPPNTNTGTWFDCDGSTFSNILYPDLYNVLGTTVLPDYKNRFLQGSIIPNQILEAGLPNITGKLFYIPHMSDDIIYGQGVFSAKFTGYDGMRSSSLGLGVPFEISFDASKGNPIYGSSNTVQPPSATVRYLIKAK